Proteins from a genomic interval of Lycium ferocissimum isolate CSIRO_LF1 chromosome 2, AGI_CSIRO_Lferr_CH_V1, whole genome shotgun sequence:
- the LOC132040701 gene encoding LOW QUALITY PROTEIN: putative pentatricopeptide repeat-containing protein At3g47840 (The sequence of the model RefSeq protein was modified relative to this genomic sequence to represent the inferred CDS: inserted 2 bases in 1 codon), with amino-acid sequence MISIRLCLRRLYSTSKFTYAKWGDFLALEKRNYHLMQEPHDFPLQNMLEINSQLKELVKKGQLENARQMFDKMTQRDEVTWTNMISGYVNASSSSQALSLFLEMRRDPIVKMDPFALSLAVKACGISMNLNCGELLHGYSIKSDLVGSVFVGSSLVDMYMKAGNVLEGCRVFDEMPLRNVVSWTAVITGLVXAGYNEEGLVYFSEMWRDGVECDSYAYAIVLKACADIGCLNYGREMHTRIVKKGLDMSSYVANSLATMYNKCGKLNYGVFLFGRMRLPDVVSWTTLITTYVQSGQDRYAIQAFLRMKESSVSPNEYTFAAVVAACANLSRLDWGAQLHANVLRVGFLDSLSVSNSIVTMYSKCGQLDSASLIFHEMSRRDIVSWSTIIAGYAQGGCGEEAFELLSWMRKEGPKPTEFALASVLSACGSMAILDQGKQLHAHVRIIGIDHTPLVLSALINMYSKCGSIPEASRIFNSARNNDIVSWTAMINGYAEHGYSQDAISLFENIPYAGLRPDSVTFIGVLSACSHAGLVDLGFHYFRLMKEEYKISLSKEHYGCMIDLLCRAGRITDAENMIKSMPFEKDDVVWSTLLRGCRLHGDAECGRRAAEQILKLAPNCAVTHTTLSNIYASKGKWGEVAELRKLMRLKGVMKEPGWSWIKVKDQVSAFVAGDKKHPQNEDIYDILDLISSKTEFSFQNIASMLE; translated from the exons ATGATATCAATCAGGCTTTGTCTCAGAAGATTAtattcaacttcaaaatttacCTATGCTAAATGGGGAGACTTTTTggctttggagaaaagaaactATCATTTAATGCAAGAACCCCATGACTTTCCATTGCAAAACATGCTTGAAATCAACTCCCAATTAAAGGAGTTAGTGAAAAAAGGTCAGTTAGAAAATGCACGCCAGATGTTTGATAAAATGACTCAAAGGGATGAGGTAACATGGACCAACATGATTTCCGGTTATGTTAATGCTTCTAGTTCATCACAAGCATTGTCTTTATTCTTAGAAATGCGGCGTGATCCTATTGTTAAAATGGACCCTTTTGCTCTTAGCCTTGCAGTGAAGGCATGTGGGATTAGTATGAATTTGAATTGTGGTGAGTTATTACACGGGTATTCGATAAAATCTGATTTAGTTGGTTCTGTTTTTGTGGGCAGTTCACTTGTTGATATGTACATGAAAGCTGGTAATGTGTTGGAGGGTTGTAGAGTTTTTGATGAAATGCCTCTTAGGAATGTAGTTTCTTGGACTGCTGTTATAACGGGGCTTGT CGCTGGTTATAATGAGGAAGGGTTGGTTTATTTTTctgaaatgtggagagatggcGTAGAATGTGATTCGTATGCTTATGCTATTGTGTTAAAAGCGTGTGCTGATATTGGGTGTTTGAATTACGGGAGGGAAATGCATACTAGGATAGTGAAGAAGGGGTTGGATATGAGCTCTTATGTGGCTAATAGTCTTGCTACAATGTACAATAAATGCGGGAAACTAAATTATGGTGTGTTCTTGTTTGGAAGAATGAGGTTGCCAGATGTTGTTTCGTGGACTACGTTAATCACGACATATGTTCAAAGTGGTCAAGACCGATATGCGATACAAGCATTCTTGAGAATGAAAGAATCGAGTGTGTCTCCTAATGAGTATACGTTTGCAGCAGTTGTTGCTGCTTGTGCAAATCTTTCAAGACTAGACTGGGGTGCACAACTGCATGCAAATGTTTTACGTGTAGGTTTTCTTGATTCTCTGTCAGTGTCAAATTCAATTGTCACAATGTACTCCAAATGTGGACAGTTGGATTCGGCCTCacttatatttcatgaaatgagtAGAAGAGACATTGTTTCTTGGAGTACTATTATTGCTGGGTATGCTCAGGGTGGTTGTGGTGAGGAAGCTTTCGAGCTGTTATCATGGATGAGAAAGGAAGGACCAAAGCCAACGGAATTTGCTCTTGCTAGTGTACTTAGTGCATGCGGTAGTATGGCAATCCTTGACCAGGGCAAGCAACTTCATGCTCATGTTCGTATCATTGGAATAGATCATACGCCTTTAGTACTGAGTGCTTTGATCAACATGTATTCAAAATGTGGAAGCATTCCAGAAGCCTCAAGGATATTTAATTCAGCACGAAATAATGACATTGTATCATGGACAGCCATGATTAATGGGTATGCTGAACATGGATACAGCCAAGATGCTATAAGTTTATTTGAAAACATTCCTTATGCTGGTCTAAGACCAGATTCTGTGACCTTCATTGGTGTTCTAAGCGCTTGTAGTCATGCCGGACTTGTTGATCTAGGTTTTCACTATTTTAGATTGATGAAAGAGGAGTACAAAATTAGTTTGTCAAAGGAACATTATGGTTGTATGATTGATCTACTCTGTCGTGCTGGACGAATAACGGACGCTGAGAACATGATCAAGAGTATGCCATTTGAAAAGGATGATGTTGTTTGGTCAACCTTGCTTAGAGGCTGCAGGTTACATGGTGACGCTGAATGTGGAAGGCGTGCGGCTGAGCAAATTCTTAAACTTGCTCCAAATTGTGCTGTAACTCACACTACTCTGTCAAACATTTATGCATCAAAGGGGAAGTGGGGTGAAGTAGCAGAACTGAGGAAGTTGATGAGATTGAAAGGTGTCATGAAGGAGCCTGGATGGTCTTGGATTAAAGTCAAGGATCAAGTCTCTGCATTTGTTGCTGGGGATAAAAAACATCCACAGAATGAAgatatttatgatattttggACCTGATATCTTCAAAAACAGAATTTTCTTTTCAGAACATTGCTTCTATGTTAGAGTAG